From one Eucalyptus grandis isolate ANBG69807.140 chromosome 9, ASM1654582v1, whole genome shotgun sequence genomic stretch:
- the LOC104420283 gene encoding LOW QUALITY PROTEIN: ABC transporter G family member 1 (The sequence of the model RefSeq protein was modified relative to this genomic sequence to represent the inferred CDS: deleted 1 base in 1 codon), with amino-acid sequence MESPSPINIPRWTPSPPQTISLLPPEKVDDVHEEEDDGVSTRSYDVIFPFSIGKADTRDARDHEATGAHENGNGMVLRWKDLWVTVLDRKNGTHPILQGLTGYAEPGRMLAVMGPSGSGKSTLLDALGGRLSSSTQQTGEILINGRKQPLSFGTSAYVTQDDTLITTLTVREAVYYSAQLQLPESMSNSEKKERAEATIREMGLQDARDTRIGGGSTKGLSGGPKRRVSICIEILTRPMLLFLDEPTSGLDSAASYHVMNRIAKLASHDQRTVIASIHQPSSEVFELFHNLCLLSSGKTVFFGLRSVAEQFFTSNGFPCPTLRNPSDHYLRTINKDFDADIEQGSNGMNAEEAIDTLVKSYLSSLRCHQVQQQVSKISGKNVGGNLERNGSQASFLTQSLILTKRSFVNMYRDLGYYWLRLAIYIALCLCVGTIFYDIKLTYGSIQARGSMLMFIAAFLTFMAIGGFPSFVEDMKVFGRERLNGHYGVAAFVVGNTYSSIPYLLIISLIPGAIAYYLVGLQKSFEHFVYFALVLFACMLLVESLMMIVASVVPDFLMGIITGAGIQGVMMLNGGFFRLPNDLPKPFWRYPMYYISFHKYANQGFFKNEFEGLIFPNQMGGSPTISGEEILRNYWQVEMGYSKWVDLATLLGMVVVYRLMFLGIIKAVEKMKPMVKIFRAKSPRHPKHVMENPSSKP; translated from the exons atgGAGTCTCCTTCTCCCATCAATATTCCCAGGTGGACTCCGAGCCCGCCTCAGACAATCTCATTGCTGCCTCCCGAGAAAGTTGACGACGTTCacgaagaagaggatgatggtGTGTCCACCCGAAGCTACGACGTCATCTTTCCATTCAGTATTGGCAAAGCCGATACTCGAGATGCCCGTGACCATGAA GCTACAGGAGCACACGAGAACGGGAACGGGATGGTCTTGAGATGGAAGGACTTGTGGGTGACGGTGCTGGACCGGAAGAACGGGACACATCCCATATTGCAAGGGCTGACCGGTTATGCCGAGCCGGGCCGGATGCTGGCCGTCATGGGTCCTTCGGGCAGTGGCAAGTCAACTCTTCTCGATGCCCTTGGAG GGAGACTAAGTTCAAGCACTCAACAGACAGGAGAGATCTTAATTAATGGTCGCAAACAACCACTTTCTTTCGGAACTTCG GCTTATGTCACTCAGGATGACACACTGATAACAACTTTAACGGTGAGAGAAGCCGTGTACTACTCCGCTCAGCTCCAATTGCCGGAATCCATGTCGAATTCAGAGAAGAAGGAGCGAGCTGAGGCAACGATTAGAGAGATGGGACTGCAAGATGCGAGAGATACTAGGATAGGTGGGGGGAGCACCAAAGGCCTCAGTGGTGGCCCAAAAAGGAGAGTGAGTATTTGCATCGAGATCCTGACGCGCCCGATGCTCCTCTTCCTTGACGAGCCAACCAGTGGCCTCGACAGCGCTGCGTCATACCATGTGATGAACCGCATTGCCAAGCTAGCCAGTCATGACCAGAGGACGGTGATTGCCTCGATTCATCAACCTAGCAGTGAAGTCTTTGAGCTTTTCCACAATCTCTGCCTTCTTTCTTCTGGGAAAACAGTCTTTTTTGGCCTTAGATCTGTGGCAGAACAG TTTTTTACATCAAATGGTTTCCCATGTCCAACTCTTAGAAATCCGTCTGATCACTACCTCAGGACGATTAACAAGGACTTTGACGCA GACATCGAACAAGGAAGCAATGGCATGAATGCCGAAGAGGCCATTGACACTCTGGTCAAATCTTATTTGTCATCTCTGAGGTGTCACCAAGTTCAGCAGCAAGTGTCCAAGATATCCGGAAAG AACGTTGGAggaaatttggaaagaaatgggAGTCAAGCAAGCTTCCTTACCCAGAGCCTCATTCTAACCAAGCGATCGTTCGTGAACATGTATCGTGACTTG GGGTATTACTGGCTTCGTTTAGCAATCTACATTGCATTGTGTTTGTGTGTTGGGACTATCTTCTACGACATTAAACTCACCTACGGCTCAATTCAG GCAAGAGGTTCTATGCTAATGTTCATTGCGGCATTTCTTACTTTTATGGCAATCGGCGGATTCCCCTCCTTTGTTGAGGACATGAAG GTCTTTGGGCGAGAGAGATTGAATGGGCATTATGGTGTAGCTGCGTTCGTGGTAGGCAATACATATTCGTCCATCCCTTATCTGCTAATCATCTCTCTTATCCCAGGAGCCATAGCTTATTACTTGGTTGGCCTCCAAAAGAGTTTCGAGCACTTTGTGTACTTCGCTTTGGTCCTCTTCGCGTGCATGTTACTAGTCGAGAGCCTAATGATGATCGTCGCAAGTGTAGTCCCCGACTTCCTCATGGGGATCATAACCGGTGCCGGAATTCAAGGTGTGATGATGCTAAATGGAGGGTTTTTCAGGTTGCCAAATGATCTCCCCAAGCCATTCTGGAGATATCCCATGTattacatctccttccataagTATGCCAACCAAGGTTTCTTCAAGAATGAGTTTGAAGGGTTAATATTTCCCAACCAGATGGGAGGGTCACCAACAATCAGCGGTGAAGAAATCTTGAGAAACTATTGGCAAGTGGAGATGGGCTACTCTAAATGGGTGGATCTTGCTACCTTGCTTGGGATGGTGGTCGTTTATAGGCTAATGTTCCTTGGAATTATAAAGGCAGTGGAGAAGATGAAGCCGATGGTGAAAATCTTTAGGGCTAAATCTCCTAGACATCCCAAACATGTCATGGAGAACCCTTCTTCAAAGCCTTAA